Proteins encoded by one window of Bradyrhizobium sp. B097:
- a CDS encoding E2 ligase fold family C protein produces MAFANFFDRSAAAASQVLANFHLEDFKDRLSAHRVALSFDDAAVKSPEGRATLDLSVRLLARLYPVLAIHPVGSAAAEHAARLRDLALSINDRIELQDALVGTDIVVAVGNTKVVAEFAAIYIGSDGWRALLSRQGPVQSGLTTNPFGAGAAACFGAANVFRRIFAGQLPRGDLDDRIDLSLSTYLQESTAASPLPESCDLGDAYLVGLGAIGNGAVWALSRVPALAGILHLVDHENADLSNLQRYVMATQHDVGRRKVRLARALFEQGTLKVRAHPQRWSDYVNGRRKRAFERVAVALDTAEDRISLQASLPKWTVNAWTQDVDLGVSRHGFADDGACLACLYLPTGAVKNEHERVAEELRIPDAHQEIRTLLQTHQPVSEAFVRRVATAFGVPFEALQVFVGQPVQTFYRNAICGGLMVGLTGSCHAGTAVVPMVFQSALAGIMLAADLVKHAAGMPPASTTTTRINLLRPLAPVLGDPRAKDTSGRCICCDRDFLDAYRRKYRLT; encoded by the coding sequence ATGGCCTTTGCCAACTTCTTCGACAGGAGCGCCGCGGCCGCCTCGCAGGTTCTCGCGAACTTCCACCTGGAAGATTTCAAGGACCGGCTGTCGGCGCACCGTGTCGCGCTGTCCTTCGACGATGCCGCCGTCAAGTCCCCGGAAGGCCGCGCCACTCTCGACTTGTCGGTACGACTGCTCGCCCGGCTCTATCCGGTGCTGGCCATCCATCCGGTCGGCTCCGCGGCCGCCGAACACGCGGCCCGGCTGCGGGACTTGGCCCTCAGCATCAACGACCGGATCGAGCTGCAAGACGCACTTGTTGGCACCGATATCGTCGTCGCCGTCGGCAACACCAAAGTGGTCGCCGAATTCGCCGCCATCTATATTGGCTCCGATGGGTGGCGCGCGCTGCTGTCGCGGCAGGGCCCAGTACAGTCCGGATTGACGACGAATCCATTCGGTGCCGGTGCAGCCGCGTGTTTCGGCGCCGCCAACGTCTTCAGAAGAATCTTCGCCGGCCAGCTTCCACGCGGCGATCTCGACGACAGGATCGACCTGTCGTTGTCGACCTACCTTCAGGAATCCACGGCCGCATCGCCGCTGCCGGAGAGCTGCGATCTCGGAGACGCCTATCTCGTGGGACTGGGCGCGATCGGCAACGGCGCCGTCTGGGCATTGTCGCGCGTTCCAGCTCTCGCTGGCATCCTTCATCTCGTCGATCACGAGAACGCCGACCTTTCGAACCTGCAGCGCTACGTCATGGCCACGCAACACGATGTCGGTCGCCGGAAGGTCCGGCTCGCCCGCGCGTTGTTCGAGCAGGGCACGCTCAAGGTGAGAGCGCATCCGCAGCGATGGAGCGACTATGTCAACGGTCGCCGCAAGCGCGCCTTCGAACGGGTCGCGGTGGCGCTCGACACCGCCGAGGATCGCATCTCGCTCCAGGCCTCGCTGCCAAAATGGACCGTGAACGCCTGGACACAGGACGTCGATCTGGGCGTCTCCCGGCATGGCTTCGCAGACGACGGCGCATGCCTCGCCTGTCTCTACTTGCCGACGGGCGCCGTGAAGAACGAACACGAACGAGTGGCTGAGGAACTGAGGATCCCCGATGCGCACCAGGAAATCCGGACACTGCTGCAGACGCATCAGCCGGTGTCCGAGGCCTTCGTCCGGCGCGTCGCCACCGCATTCGGCGTCCCCTTCGAAGCGCTCCAGGTGTTCGTCGGCCAGCCGGTACAGACCTTCTACCGGAATGCCATCTGCGGCGGCCTGATGGTCGGCCTGACCGGCAGCTGCCACGCGGGCACGGCCGTCGTGCCCATGGTGTTCCAGTCGGCGCTCGCGGGGATCATGCTTGCGGCCGATCTGGTCAAGCACGCGGCCGGCATGCCGCCCGCCTCGACCACGACGACACGGATCAATCTGCTGCGACCGCTCGCGCCGGTCCTGGGGGACCCGCGCGCCAAGGATACGAGCGGCCGCTGCATCTGCTGCGATCGCGACTTCCTCGATGCCTACAGGCGGAAATACCGCCTGACATAG
- a CDS encoding Wadjet anti-phage system protein JetA family protein gives MPAPPPNSEQGCSEQGEEDEPESASSDYLYLKMREGGWLVEESDRWLIRVTMPDGYRRLMTVLRDLKENVAKSFTGLVSQVSSLIGAAADDPTMHATNIDAAWQTAVGFRRHMAGIDAALLSVVRRLNSADGMDDSVDVFFAEFVGNILIRDWTKILSQNNPWRSRHHVTRAVRDILGSAAAMEKAMAAYVEAGHAATKGEAEALIRRRLSEISTSFDDIERLRVRIDEGQVGIESRIRDILRFIGRNPATIRERVESCLEELALLEDHVELPCVLPLLNCLEPVGESRFPEAREPLPPPEPRVLRRPPEDPYRKRFIQDCRAFDFASEPTAGHALAYLGSTGDGDAVALAPGNAKDWFTWRYIALLALTGRGRRIKGWLLAPAEGVAACKYGELPNFTATRITEPPR, from the coding sequence ATGCCGGCACCGCCGCCGAACTCCGAACAAGGCTGCTCCGAACAAGGCGAGGAAGACGAGCCGGAATCGGCGTCGTCCGACTATTTGTATCTGAAGATGCGCGAAGGCGGCTGGCTGGTCGAGGAGTCGGACCGCTGGCTGATCCGGGTAACGATGCCCGATGGCTACCGCCGGCTGATGACGGTGCTGCGCGACCTGAAGGAAAACGTCGCCAAGAGCTTCACGGGACTGGTCTCGCAGGTCTCTTCCCTGATCGGCGCGGCCGCCGATGACCCGACGATGCACGCCACCAACATCGATGCCGCGTGGCAGACAGCCGTCGGATTCCGGCGCCATATGGCCGGCATTGATGCGGCGCTTTTGTCCGTGGTGCGTCGGCTCAACTCCGCCGACGGCATGGATGATTCGGTCGACGTGTTCTTCGCCGAATTCGTCGGCAATATCCTGATCCGCGACTGGACCAAGATCCTGTCCCAAAACAACCCGTGGCGGTCCCGCCACCACGTCACCCGCGCCGTCCGCGATATCCTCGGCTCGGCGGCGGCCATGGAGAAGGCGATGGCCGCCTATGTCGAGGCCGGTCATGCGGCGACCAAAGGCGAAGCCGAGGCGCTGATCCGCAGACGGCTTTCCGAGATCTCGACCTCGTTCGACGACATCGAACGCCTGCGCGTCCGCATCGATGAGGGCCAGGTCGGCATCGAAAGCCGCATCCGCGACATCCTCAGATTCATCGGCCGCAATCCGGCGACCATCCGCGAACGCGTCGAGTCCTGCCTCGAGGAATTGGCGCTGCTCGAGGATCACGTGGAGCTTCCCTGCGTTCTGCCGCTGCTCAACTGCCTCGAGCCGGTGGGCGAATCCCGCTTTCCCGAGGCCAGGGAGCCCTTGCCCCCTCCGGAGCCGCGCGTCCTGCGGCGGCCGCCTGAAGATCCCTACAGGAAGCGCTTCATCCAGGATTGCCGCGCGTTCGATTTCGCCTCCGAGCCGACCGCCGGACATGCGCTCGCCTACCTGGGTTCGACGGGCGACGGCGACGCGGTCGCTCTCGCGCCCGGCAACGCAAAGGACTGGTTCACCTGGCGATACATCGCCCTGCTCGCGCTCACCGGCCGCGGCCGACGAATCAAGGGTTGGCTTCTAGCGCCCGCGGAGGGCGTCGCCGCGTGCAAATACGGCGAACTGCCCAACTTCACGGCCACCAGAATCACGGAGCCCCCGCGATGA
- a CDS encoding DUF4194 domain-containing protein: protein MNALSGLQEYEEVLARTRYPKVAVQRAFRTLMQRQFIFGNDFGSKDVYELLNDDQVRPFAERLFDVFGWRLQFNTSGNIKMVCLMPPIAEAPDTPRDKRLAHQAPPLRVDEAIAILLLRAFYDNAIQTTGLVNGNAEWHTDGLYDLWKEKTRKDPPGKVRMLDILRFLKNHGIIQVSLPPTFHEGMPFTVRPSISLVAVSEPLEALKRYAREARSESAASDVGGEGSSGQEKADA from the coding sequence ATGAACGCTCTGTCGGGATTGCAGGAATACGAGGAGGTCCTCGCCAGAACGCGCTATCCAAAGGTCGCCGTCCAGCGCGCTTTCCGCACACTGATGCAGCGGCAATTCATCTTCGGCAACGACTTCGGCTCCAAGGACGTCTACGAGTTGCTCAACGACGATCAGGTCCGCCCCTTCGCCGAGCGATTGTTCGACGTCTTCGGATGGCGGCTTCAGTTCAATACCTCGGGCAACATCAAGATGGTCTGTCTGATGCCGCCGATCGCCGAGGCTCCCGATACGCCGCGCGACAAGCGGCTCGCCCACCAGGCGCCGCCGCTGCGCGTCGATGAGGCCATTGCCATCCTTTTGCTGCGGGCGTTCTACGACAATGCCATCCAGACCACCGGCCTCGTGAACGGTAACGCCGAATGGCATACCGACGGCCTCTACGACCTCTGGAAGGAAAAGACCAGGAAGGATCCGCCCGGCAAAGTCAGGATGCTCGACATCCTGCGGTTCCTGAAGAACCACGGGATTATCCAGGTGTCGCTGCCGCCGACTTTCCACGAGGGAATGCCCTTCACCGTCAGGCCATCGATCAGCCTGGTGGCAGTGTCCGAGCCGCTTGAGGCACTGAAGCGCTATGCCAGGGAAGCGCGGAGCGAATCCGCCGCGTCCGATGTCGGCGGCGAAGGCAGCTCCGGCCAAGAAAAGGCCGACGCATGA